The following coding sequences are from one Pigmentibacter sp. JX0631 window:
- the eutC gene encoding ethanolamine ammonia-lyase subunit EutC, which produces MAQNILIKKDSWQHLKNHTTARIALGRVGQSIPTQEVLNFGLSHALAKDAIYTELDIDSISNKLTEIGYSSLELKSLADSKKDYLMNPNLGRRLNEKSKKLLQGQSLQENSIALIFADGLSATAIHNHAISLLLELDRYFKEHSFFSFSPILLAKYSRVALGDEIGENLNCLASLIFIGERPGLSSPDSLGVYITWLPKVGRLESERNCISNIRQEGLSYKLAAYKIFWILQRAKQLNATGVILKDESPSQFSVDQDMNQIQLP; this is translated from the coding sequence ATGGCACAGAATATACTAATTAAAAAAGATTCATGGCAACATTTAAAAAATCATACTACAGCAAGAATTGCCTTAGGAAGAGTTGGACAAAGTATACCAACTCAAGAAGTGCTTAATTTTGGTTTGTCACATGCTCTTGCAAAAGATGCTATTTATACTGAATTAGATATTGATAGTATTTCAAACAAATTAACTGAAATTGGTTATTCCTCTTTAGAACTTAAATCTTTAGCTGATTCAAAAAAAGATTATTTAATGAATCCAAATTTAGGTAGAAGACTAAATGAGAAGAGTAAAAAACTTCTTCAAGGACAATCTTTACAAGAAAACTCAATAGCTTTGATATTTGCGGATGGACTTTCTGCTACAGCAATACATAATCATGCCATTTCCCTTTTATTAGAATTAGATCGTTATTTTAAAGAACATTCCTTTTTTTCTTTTTCTCCTATTTTACTAGCAAAATATTCAAGAGTTGCATTAGGTGATGAAATAGGAGAAAATTTAAATTGCCTTGCGAGTCTAATTTTTATTGGAGAAAGACCAGGATTATCATCTCCAGATAGTTTAGGAGTTTACATCACATGGCTTCCTAAAGTTGGAAGATTGGAATCAGAGCGAAATTGTATTTCTAACATACGACAAGAAGGGTTAAGTTATAAACTCGCTGCATACAAAATATTTTGGATTCTACAGAGAGCTAAACAACTTAATGCAACTGGAGTTATTTTGAAAGATGAAAGTCCATCCCAGTTTTCTGTAGATCAAGATATGAATCAAATCCAATTACCTTAA
- a CDS encoding trypsin-like serine protease, translating into MKKILSSAFAGTSLLLLSCKEPPKNGVKNSEVCTSLPGEFSVNKISNGCDVNEKNILGNNSTVYLSMGCTGTVVSPHFIITASHCLYDKNTGIYEKKENIKVVFGNNAYNVFDIKTASVKNYYTNSYYTAPSNYKPSLGDIALVETEEDLVKDLQLTPAKIAVNLPHPSQLILNVGYGSTGKFDSKSGGLKRWSISSLGKVEIYDAYSIYSLVNNYFNTQVTLGNVSKIYSTNKPEDTLIITDRITAQQGQTCYGDSGGPQYLSFNGEPLLLSSTQGGSEFWLGKKFKDIIANKEDDCNKLNTSINTRIAPYTEWLNTKMSTRGESLVLVNN; encoded by the coding sequence ATGAAAAAAATATTAAGCTCTGCTTTTGCTGGCACTTCTTTATTACTTCTCTCTTGCAAAGAGCCTCCAAAAAATGGTGTTAAAAATTCGGAAGTTTGCACTTCTCTTCCAGGAGAGTTTTCTGTAAATAAAATAAGTAACGGTTGTGATGTAAATGAAAAAAACATTTTAGGTAACAATTCAACTGTTTATTTATCGATGGGTTGCACAGGAACCGTCGTTTCTCCGCACTTTATTATTACAGCATCTCATTGTTTATACGACAAAAATACTGGTATTTATGAAAAAAAAGAAAATATAAAAGTTGTTTTTGGCAATAATGCTTATAATGTTTTTGATATAAAAACAGCAAGCGTTAAGAATTATTATACCAACTCTTACTATACTGCACCTTCTAATTATAAGCCATCATTAGGCGATATAGCTCTTGTCGAAACTGAAGAAGATCTGGTGAAAGATTTACAATTAACCCCAGCAAAAATTGCCGTAAATTTACCTCATCCTTCTCAATTAATTTTAAACGTAGGATATGGTAGTACAGGAAAATTTGATTCTAAATCAGGTGGTTTAAAAAGATGGTCTATTTCTAGTTTAGGAAAAGTAGAAATTTATGATGCCTACTCTATATATAGTTTAGTAAATAATTACTTTAATACACAAGTAACTTTGGGAAATGTATCAAAAATATATAGCACTAATAAACCAGAAGATACTTTAATAATTACTGACAGAATTACTGCGCAACAAGGCCAAACTTGTTATGGAGATTCTGGAGGACCGCAATATTTATCTTTTAATGGGGAACCTTTATTACTTTCTTCAACACAAGGAGGTAGCGAATTTTGGTTAGGAAAAAAATTCAAAGATATTATTGCGAATAAAGAAGATGACTGTAATAAGCTAAATACATCTATAAATACAAGAATTGCTCCCTATACTGAATGGCTTAATACTAAAATGAGCACCAGAGGGGAAAGTTTGGTTTTAGTAAATAATTAA
- a CDS encoding ATP-dependent Clp protease proteolytic subunit, translating into MANHEELNPNLETTTQKKLFDQRLIVLSEGIHAASAKKIIEQLFAMEAADPTKEIWLFLNSPGGEVNSGFGIYDTIRFIRPEVKIVVTGLAASAATVVLLAAQAKHRYSMPNSRLLIHQPLIGGSIQGQASDIEIHAKEILKTREKIAELYTKETKQPIERVRKDIERDYWMTSQEALEYGLISRVISSWNEVK; encoded by the coding sequence ATGGCTAATCATGAAGAGTTAAACCCAAACCTTGAAACGACTACTCAAAAAAAACTCTTTGATCAACGACTTATTGTTTTATCTGAAGGTATTCATGCGGCATCAGCCAAAAAAATTATTGAGCAACTGTTTGCCATGGAAGCTGCTGACCCCACAAAAGAAATATGGCTTTTTCTGAATAGTCCAGGTGGTGAAGTAAATTCTGGCTTTGGAATTTATGACACAATCCGTTTTATACGCCCAGAAGTAAAAATAGTTGTCACGGGCTTGGCTGCAAGTGCTGCCACAGTAGTATTATTAGCTGCACAGGCTAAACATAGATATTCAATGCCTAATTCGAGATTGTTAATACATCAACCATTAATTGGAGGAAGTATTCAAGGCCAGGCTTCTGATATTGAAATTCATGCAAAAGAAATTTTAAAAACACGAGAAAAAATTGCTGAATTATATACCAAAGAAACCAAGCAACCTATTGAAAGAGTTAGAAAAGATATTGAACGTGATTACTGGATGACATCCCAAGAAGCTTTGGAATATGGTTTAATAAGTAGAGTCATATCTTCATGGAACGAAGTAAAGTAG
- a CDS encoding opacity family porin — MNIKKILLLIASLFISYETHAQNNLDVYGNFGYTYLSGFSFSKTSKVMNSFSGLNIGISGLYNFDTVSSVSPVLGLSLNSVFTKNSNSVNNENIKGSFNYFTTSALGGVKLNYFNNLPIYVLLNLGYSPSNSISFTGDIPNSYTSRALNENSFKVTNHYFYGATLMSTYNLVENFSLGGSLNYNRHSMDLEMQTPPESTTERSGFNEYSVNLIAMFTF; from the coding sequence ATGAATATAAAGAAAATACTTCTCTTAATTGCTTCCCTTTTTATTTCTTATGAAACACACGCTCAAAATAACCTCGATGTTTATGGGAACTTTGGATACACTTATTTAAGTGGCTTTTCTTTTTCTAAAACTAGTAAAGTGATGAATTCTTTTAGTGGCCTAAACATTGGAATTTCTGGTCTATATAACTTCGATACTGTTTCATCTGTTTCTCCTGTTTTAGGTTTAAGTTTAAATAGTGTTTTCACTAAAAACTCAAATTCTGTGAACAATGAAAATATAAAAGGCAGTTTTAATTATTTTACAACAAGTGCATTAGGTGGGGTTAAACTTAATTATTTTAATAATTTGCCTATTTATGTTCTTTTAAATTTAGGATATTCCCCTTCAAATAGCATTAGTTTTACAGGCGATATTCCAAATAGCTATACTTCACGAGCATTGAATGAAAATAGCTTTAAAGTAACAAATCATTACTTTTATGGTGCTACATTGATGAGTACATATAATTTAGTAGAAAATTTCAGCTTGGGTGGCAGTCTTAATTATAACAGACATTCTATGGATTTAGAAATGCAAACACCCCCTGAAAGCACTACTGAGCGCAGTGGATTTAATGAATATTCAGTAAATTTAATTGCTATGTTTACTTTTTAA
- the acpS gene encoding holo-ACP synthase, with the protein MSKKIQIGTDIVCISRFAKSLTTGNFIQKIYHVKEIEYCEQKALKARIASYAARFAAKEAFAKALGTGLYVQGIVPSHIWVENEESGRPILYFSDSLTKVLNDKGFFSVDVSLSHHEEYAVATVILYSL; encoded by the coding sequence ATGAGCAAAAAAATACAGATTGGTACCGATATCGTTTGCATCTCTCGATTTGCAAAATCTTTGACAACTGGTAATTTTATTCAAAAAATTTATCACGTTAAAGAAATTGAATATTGTGAACAGAAAGCACTGAAAGCTCGGATAGCATCTTATGCTGCACGTTTTGCTGCTAAGGAGGCATTTGCAAAAGCACTAGGCACTGGTCTTTACGTTCAAGGCATTGTTCCGAGCCATATCTGGGTAGAAAATGAAGAATCTGGACGCCCAATTCTTTATTTTTCTGATTCTTTGACAAAAGTACTTAATGATAAAGGTTTTTTTTCTGTCGATGTTTCTTTAAGTCACCATGAAGAATACGCGGTTGCTACAGTTATATTATATTCTTTATAA